From one Lolium rigidum isolate FL_2022 chromosome 4, APGP_CSIRO_Lrig_0.1, whole genome shotgun sequence genomic stretch:
- the LOC124648016 gene encoding uncharacterized protein LOC124648016 — MTSVTQNTGRKLRRLANLLGCREGEIAATSSSEEAEIPDDTILSQSITRGKKQATRSAYQLKPRGKAPNRYTPDDYVNRGKKVVIESDEEPARRSALRRMRNDEPSSSEEEQQEGSSFTHTVRARPTRKPTHPNTTRRTAVLTINRATLTHSGTATRYRQYHPSLT, encoded by the exons atgacttcTGTGACGCAGAACACTGGACGGAAGTtacggcggttagccaacttgctaggttgccgcgaaggggaAATTGCGgctacatcctcttctgaagaggcggag attcctgacgacaCCATTCTGAGTCAAAGCATTACGAGAGGCAAGAAGCAAGCCACACGGTCTgcgtaccagttgaagccaaggggcaaggctccaaaccgttacactccggacgattatgtcaaccgaggaaagaaggttgtgatTGAGTCCGATGAGGAGCCGGCGCGGAGATcagctttgaggaggatgaggaacgatgagccgtcatcttcagaggaggagcagcaggag GGCAGCAGCTTCACCCATACCGTCCGGGCGCGCCCCACAAGGAAACCCACCCACCCCAATACCACCCGGCGCACCGCCGTACTGACCATCAACCGCGCCACGCTCACGCACAGTGGCACTGCCACCCGTTACCGGCAGTACCACCCTTCTTTGACCTAA